The sequence below is a genomic window from Pithys albifrons albifrons isolate INPA30051 chromosome 21, PitAlb_v1, whole genome shotgun sequence.
CTCCCTTTGATCCAGGAAGCACAAAAGCTGAGGCAAATTCAGCGATACCCACTCCAACCCCAAGCACCCACAGGCATCTTAAACACAGCACTGTCAGGAAACTGgagatttgctttaaaaaacaccccaaaccaaactgggacatgaaaacaggcagaaatCCCAATGCCACAAATCCAGAGGTTGATTTTATTTGCTGTGAGGTTTCCAAGCCCTTGGGACTCCCACAAGTGATGTCACCTTATTATCATTCAATTCCAAATGAAAATGCTGTGGCCCCATTTCTTTGGCAATGTTGAAAGTCCCCTGAGATTCTGAGCAGATGAACTCTTTGTGTCCATGTTTGCACAAAGGGCTCACTCACAAATATTATGGAGAACAGGAAGAGTGGTAGCTCTCCATCCTGCCAAACCCACATCCCAGATGGCACCTGGCAGCACCAAAGCCCTCGGGAAGTACCAGCCTTGGCACCCTGACCAGGGCAAGCCTGGGAAGGTCTGGGGTGGGTGAGGGTGAGTGCAGGATGCTGTGCTGAAGAAAAGAGCCCTCACATCAGGACAGCACGTGGCACAGCACCACAGCACagtcccctggcacagcacaggcccctggcacagcaccacagcacagcccctgacatggcactggcacagcaggaccagCACAAAGCAGTGCTGGGGTCTGACTCCTGACAGAACCACCCATGACACAGCAGCCCATCCGTGTGCAACCCCAGCACAGTGAAAATCCCCAAATCTCTCAAATCAAAGGGCATTTTAATGAAGTTGAGCCCTGTCTTTCTCAGCACCGATGGCATTTACTGCTGTGgagttccagccctgggaacccAGTGCTTGCCCACCAGCCATGGCACACGATGGCCCTTTGTGGACATGGCAGGTGACTGCACAGAGGCCAGTGGTGTTTCCAGGTGGGGATCCTGCCTCGGGAAAGGAATGAGGAATATGCAGCCACGCTGTCCTTGTGAGCCTGCATGCACAGACATGTCCGTCGGTCCCGCCAaccctctgctcttcccctcctcccccagtAATTCATCCAATTGTGGCACAGGGACTCAAAAATGCTGATCCTGCCTCttgcagagacacagcagagcacaaaCACTGTCTCTGCACACAAGGAAAGCTGTCAGGTGAGCACAACCCTTATTAGACACCAGAGAACCCACCCAGCCATCCCAAACCCATCAGAAAGCCGATGCTCCTGCCTGTGAGCTGCACAGCGACATGGTCAGAGCTCAGCTGTGCCTCCCCTCTCTGGGAGCTCCTaccccaaacccctctgctTTCTCCCCCAAAATCCCACTGTGTTGGTGCCTCCAGCTGGTGCCTCACCAGAGCTCTGGGAtgtgagcacagcccagcaaaGCATCCCTGACCCTCCATCCATGgggctctgcacacacagcagaggCAAAGCTTAACGAGGACCCAAATTTTCCTCCATatgtctcttttctttttgttttaggCAGGAAACATTCTCAGCCTCTTATTTAAAAAGCatccaaaccccaaaccaagcaGTGGTGAGGCACTTCTCAGCCTGATCGTGGGAAAAAGACAGATATCAACAAGTATCAACAACGATAtcaaaaaataacaacaaaccCCAGtcctgctttggaaaaaaactgTGTGACAATATCCTGGATGTTAACAGAAATGGGTGTGATTGCAGTCTCTATGGCTTATGCAATTTTTGTAGTCTTTTCAAACAAATACTGACTCCCAAAGCCTCCAGCCCACCTGGCTGTGGCAGACCTGCCCCAGCTGCATccgtgctgtgccagggcactgctgcaccatcccatgGCTCCAGCCATCCACAGGCAGCCAGGCCCTGCCAAACCATTTGTCAGACAGGAACCCTGAGTCAAATAAAGAGGGATCCAGGCAGTGGTGAGCAAGGTTGGGGCTCAGACTCTATTTCATCGAGGCAGGTCCCGCTCAGAAGAGAACCTGTCCACTGTTTGCGTCCCAGCAGCCCATCCAGGGGAGCTGAGTGGCCCATTTGCCAGtggccaccacctgcagctttgCCCGGTCAAACTTCCAGTATTGGTCATCCCGGAAGAAGTAGGAGAAGCCGTCGCGGTGGGTGAGCGCCCCGGCCGTGCCCGGGGGCAGCCCGTGCCAGTCCCGCAGGCTGCGCGGGTAATAGGGCTCCACGCCCAGCGGTTCCTCGCTCACCACGAAGTACTTGGGGCCTTTGAAGAGCACCAGGCGCCGCAGCTGCTGGAAGAAGAGCGCGGTGTCCGGGTGCCGAGGGAGACCACGGGCGCTGCACTTCTGGGGAAAACCCGAGTCCAGGGTGGAGCCCTTGTAGCGCCAGCATCGGCCACCTGGGGGGACACGGGCAGGGGATCAGAGGCCACCACACAGAATTACACAGAAtaacacagactattctgagttggaagggaaccacaaggatcatcgagtccaactcttaagtcactggcccacagaggggattgaacccatgaccttggcgttaTTACCACAAAGGGGTCCACAGCAGGACCAGCTCCAGGAGATGTGGAAGGGCTCAGCCATGGAGCCAGCCCTGAAGCCTGTGGAGTGTGTCCATGACATCCATCCCACTGGTGACCCAACCAGCACTTCTGTGGGGCTGTCCCAAGGAACAGGCTGGGGGcaaactgaggcacagcagctcaggggcttGAAGGCATGGGAAGGGACTGCCAGGGACAGAGCAAGGCCATCCCCCTGCTACTTCCTGGCAAACCTCCCCCCTATTCCCACACAGCGAATGGGACAGACAAACCCAGACCTGACCTGGGTTGGGACAACCAagaccagcactgcagcagcaggaattgtgTTGGGGACCAATGTCTTGGCTGTCCCCACAACGTTCTGTCCCCACAGTTCCCTGTCCCCACTTCCCCCTGTCCCCACAACGCTCTGTACCCACAGTGCCCTGTCCCCACttccccctgtccccacagtTCCCTGTTCCCACatccccctgtccccacagtgccctgtccccacttccccctgcccccacaTCCCCCTGTACTCACAGTGCCCTGTCCCCACTTCCCCCTGTCCCCATATCCCCCTGTACCCACAGTGCCCTGTCCCCACTTCCCCCTGTCTCCACATCCCCCTCACACCCCTGTCCCCACAGTGCCCTGTCCCTACAGCACAGGCAGACAAAAGCCCCTTTCTTGCTCCCAagcccagcctgcccagccctggggagggacagagggagtgGCGAGGGCTGGGAAGGCACAGGGGCTTTGGCtcccacccagcagcagcaacaaagcCCCTTTTCTGAAGAACCAGCAACTGGTTTCCATTAAAAGctggggctgaccctggcagCCTGGTCTGACCTTCCTCTCCCCATCCGGCCATGGCGTGCTGCTGGGCAGCTTATGGATGGCATTCCTGCTCCtagggcagctcagcccccgGCATGACCCAGGGATCCATGTGGGCCACCAAAATACCACACTCAGCCCCTCTGTACCACGTGTCTCTGGGGAGTGTTTTACCCCTGAGATCCCACAGGGTTTGAGGcacctggttttgttttgacacacagtgagctctgctctcctgaaggggttggtggggaaactgaggcacaaggGGGTGATGTGGCTGCCAGGGCAATACACCCCAGGCCATGCAGTTCATCCTGGTTCTGGCACACCCAGGATACAGCAATGCCCCAACTCTGCACTGGGAGGGGACCAGTGGGAGGGGACATGGGCAGGAGAAGGTGCTCCAGCCAGACCTGGACAACCAGCCCCACAggcaagagcagcaggagccacaATGGGAGCTCCCCTTCTTGGGGCTCACCTACCTTTGAAGAAGTAAAACTTGCCACTGAGCTGGGACCAGGCACAGGCATCGATGCCAGCAGGGAGGCCAGGCCAGTGTGTCTCCAGGGGTTGTGGGTCACTGGCATTGCCACTCGGTGACACCACCCAGTAGTGGCTGCCCTTGAAGATGTAGAGGTTGTGATCTGCATCTGTGAGGCATAGGGAGGATGTTCTGGGTGAGAAACCCCATTCCACCAGCCCATCACTGCTCCCCagctcccctctcctctcctgcagccctgTGGTGCTCTGGGGGTGTTCAGGTTTTGGATGTTCCCTTCTGTCTCTCCAGGCACCCCCTCGGCTTTCATAACTCCACTCCAGTTTTCAGGGCTTCACTCCAGGCTGGAGAGGATGAAAGCTGACCACAGCTCCAGGCTCATCTTTCATGGCTGACCTTCTGCAGTGATTAATTCTTGCCATGGCCCAAGTTTTAGATGTTTTCCCTGCTCCTGACACCCCAAGCCACCACGGTGCCCCCAAAATGAGCTCTTCTCCACAGCTGCAATGTGCATCAGTGATGGCATCAGCCCCAGAGCACACATGGAGCTGTggaccaggaaaaaaaaacctttcccaCTATCAGAGCTTATCCAGAGTAGAAACAGGCTGGGACAAAGGGTAGGGGTGCACATTCTGGGTGAGGGTCATACTGGTCAACACCCACCAGCAGTTATGGCATCGAAGTAGGAGTGGCAGTAATAGGTGCTGaggctcctctgctgctggtCCCTGCCATAAAGGTCTGTGTTCCAGTCCTGGAAGTGAGTGAAGACCTTTCCTGGGAGCTGGATGGCCAAGCCCTTGGAGGGCTTCCCTGGGATGGAATAAAAGGCAGTGAGTCATGAAGAAGAGGCAGGGAAAGGACTTTGTGCAAAACAGGGCTGAGGAGCCATCCCAGAGCTAAAAACACTCCTTGTCCCACTGTCTGGTTCCTGTCCCCGTCTATGATGGTGGCAAAGACCCCTTGGCAGCCAAAAAAACACACACCAGCATTTCCCTGGTTGCAGAGAAGCAGGCAGCAAGTCCAGCCTTCCCTGCCCTGAAGGACCTGTCGCCCATCCGACATATCCTCCCAAATCTCCCTCCCCATCCACACGGGGATGGTGTCAACCCCTGCTGTGTCCCTTGCATGTAGTTCTGTCCCCTTGCAGGGATTCTCTCCCATCGCTGCTCCTCTCTCTCCAAAGAGGAGGAACATCCCCAGAGGAAGGGATAGTCAGGAAAACCAGGCTCACCATACAAGTTCTGGACGGCCAAGATGTCATCCCAGCTGAGGACAAAATCCTTGCTGAGCTTCTTGTAGTATGGGGACATCAGGGCACTCTTGACAGGGGagtgctccagccccagggtgTGCCCCACCTCGTGTGCCACCACGATGAAGAGGTTGCGCCCTTTGCCGCTGTGCAGGGACCAGCGCTCAGCGCTGTCAAAATGGGCTTCTCCACGCCGGGGGAAGAAGGCGTGGGCCAGGGCACCTCCTGGGGACACAACAGCCATCAGGGACcacagggcaggggacacaTGCAGTGCTGGTTTGCCTAAATTTGCACCAGTTTTAGCTGGTTTTGGAGAAACCCCAGTTTGGAGGATGCTGTCAGAGGGGAGGGCTCCTTAAAGGCCACCAGCATGATCCTATAGGGAATATCTCAGCCACTTCACTGGCAGATCTCatttgcagagctgggagggaggacCCCAAATCAGACAGCAAACTGGTGCAGACTGGGTTAGAGGGACTGCTGGGGCAGGGCCCTGtctccctcagccccagcccaccACCGTcccatccctcctccctgctggggTAGAGCCCACATTGTTGTAAAAGAGAAGCTTACGAGGGGGAAGCGACCAGCACCTGGCCCATCAAAGGCGTTGTTGAGTCCATCGTTGTGGTCCCCGTGGAAGAAGGTGAGGCGGATGTCAGCTGGGCCATCCTGGGCTTCCCAGAACACCAGGGAGGACACGTTGCTCCAGAGCTCGAAGGCGGCTCTCACGGCCAGGCGCACCTCGTGCTGCGGCAGGTACGGCGGCCAGTTCACCACCCGGTACGTCAGGTGCCGCTTGTACCACCTCCCACCTGCAACGGGGGCAAGCTCAGCATGACCAGGGGGGCTCGGGCTTGTTCTTCCACTCAGGAGCTGCATGGGTGTAGGAAAGCTTCCCAGTGCTGGAAACTGCCAGCTGAATGTGTGTGCCACCCACAACCTCGGCACTCTGCATCGTGAAATGCCACTGAAGGTGCCACACTGGAGCCCACCCAGAGATTGCCTAAGCTGGAGGTGCAACCAAATCCTTAGAGGGGGACCAAAACATCTTTAAGGAGAGGACAAACTGAGGCACCCAGTTTGACCCCCACCCTTGCCTCAGGATGCTCTCCAGAGCCAAATCCAGCATGGATCACTGCTGGGAGGTCTCCTGCCAAATGCCGGCTTCATGTCCAGAAGACACAGCCCAAGGGCTGgatttcagggaaagaaaacaaagccaacTCTGAAAATAAGTTGGGCAAAGGAATGGGAAGGGCTCTTGGCAGCACCTTGGGGACACAACACACCACTGCCCAAGACTTCCTTAAAAGTTTTCAAGAGAGACAGAGCCTCGATGCCACCACAACAGATGGTGACAATGATGAAGGAGACAAACCTGTGTGACGTCCCCTAAGCTCCCAACCTTCCTCTTACCACACAGGAGTGCAAAGATGTGTGTTCCCACCACTGCTGCACAGCAtcacagcctcctcctcctcctccagcacccCTGGACAGCTGTGGGGACCCCAGGGCTCTGGAGTTACATCTAACAGGGTGCATCTGgccaagagcaggaaaaaagccACGGGGCCCTGGGGACATGTGGGTGCCAGAGCTGGTGCTGAGGCGTGGGAGCAGTGACAGACCTCCAGtgtctgcagctgctccagatgTGAGGGCGAACAGGGGGAACGGAGCCGGCAGCACGCTGGGGCTCACTGCTCCAGGTCTGAGCCAAGAGCTCAGCAAGCCTGGAACACATCCAAGCCCagctctccttccttctcccccatTTCTGAGAGCCCCATGGCAAGGGATTCTGGACCAGCTGGTCACACTCCTGGGGTCAGAGTCTGTTCCCATTCCTTGACAGTGTGATGACAGCAACGTCCAGCTCCAAAGGGACATGGAAGTGCTTCCATCAGGACATCCCCTGAGAGGCAAAGGCTGAAACCTGCCTGGATGGCTGCAGCCCTAAAATAAAGCCCTGGCACCCCATCCTTCCCTCCACAGGAGCAGAGCATCTACCACCACAGGACAGATGGCACCAGTGGGCAAGGCTGGGTGAGAAAAATATGGCCAGCTCTTGGGAAGAGGATGGTTTGGCATTTGTCCACATGCTGGGGTGAGAGTGTACCCAAAGCCAGGGGGGCGATGGACAAAGCGGCTCCCCAGTGAAAATTCTGCTGGGAGAAGGATGGATAACAAAGCACTTTGCTGGCTCAGCTGGAGGGGTTTCCTGCTTCAAGTAGGATAAGCAGCCTTCCTGGAGGACAAAGCCTCCATCCATCCTggccagtgccaccagccctgcaggcaCCCTCTCCCGCCCCTCCAGTCTGCGGACACTGATGTGGTGTTGCTTCCATCCCCATTGCCTGTGGCACCAGAATACCAGAGAAATAACTGGTGTCACACAGAGCCCTTCCCTGCTTGGGCTTGAGTCATTTGGCATCTCTTGTCACCCGCTCACAGATCCCCAAAAAAGACCCCCATAAGCTGCAGGGCACTGGCTGCCATCTCCTGTAGTGTGccctttcctctctgcctcaCTACCCACCTGTCTTGGGCATGGGATGGCCCCTGCAAGGGCCACACTGCACGTCAGGCCTTTGGAAGGAAAGCCAGAGGCTGGAGGAGGATGAGTGGGCTCTCCTGGGGCCGTCCATGACCAGCCCTGCAGATGCAGAGACAGCCTGACACGGCACAGAGCCCTTTCTTAATCTCGCCTTCATTTTTCCCATGTCCTAAGCACAGCTGGCCCCAGCCCTCTTGCTCTCTAGGAATCCAGTTACTCATCCACAAGCCCAGGAGGGAGCTCACAAGGGACAAGAGGCACAGTGCTGGATGCACAGGAGCACAGAAATGCTTGGGGCACAGTTAAACCCCTTAACATGGGTGAGAAGACTCTCTGGGTCAGgcagcccagtgctggcaggTTTTGTGGTTACTGATGGGTCACTAACACATTAGAAGGCCCAAAACTCAGCAAAATACAGAGATAACTTCACTGTTtgccagctcctgccctccagATCGTGGATCATCACAGGCATGTCTGGGGCCACAGTGACCTGATTGCTCCTTGGGAGATGTCCTGGCTCCCTCAATACCAATAAAAACCACGTGAGAGAGACAAAATTCCCCTTAAGTGGGAGCTGCCTCTAATCACTGCTGACATCAAGACACAGaactactaaaaataaagaGGTTTATAAATAAAGCAGCACAAAGCCCAAGTGGGTCCTGGGATGGATTCCGTGCCGACAGGGCTGCACCTCCCACTCACAGCAGCATCCCTAAGAGCCCAGGGTGGGAGAGCTGGACTGGCAGCAGCGCAGCATCCAAACCCCACAGGGAGCGCTGCTGTCGGTGCCCACCGTGCTGTGCCGTTCGCCGGCGGCGCCGGGCGGCCGATCCCCGGCGTGTCCCCACAGCGCGACTGTCCCCGTCGTCGGTGCCACACCGCGCCTGGGCCATCTGGTGGAGCGTGGGGGCATCCAGCACCCCGCTGAGCGGGAGGTGGGTCACCCGCTGGAAAtccctggaaaaggaagggagatATCAGCACCTTCACCCGGACCCCCTGCAGGGGGGCTCGGTTCTGTTTGTGCTGAGGGTTTTCACCCAGCAAGCTTCACACCCGCCATGAGGAGTTCATCCAGGTGATAAAACAAGGATTTGGCTCTGCAATAACAGCTGACCTGTCAGTTATCTCCTAGGAGGGCAAAAGCAGACAGTGGAGCctaaaaaatgccttttccagtttttaaaCCCCAGTTGTTTGGCTCTGTGTTTGATTTTGCgccagggatgctcccagaTGGGATCTCCTCCGGAGAAGTCCGAGCTGGCAGCTCGCCCCCACTGACATATCCCAGCCGTCGCCACCCTCGGCCTCCCTCAGATATTATTGCGAGGGCAGCACCGGGCCATAAAAGGCGAATAAAGCAGCGCGGTGAGCGCCGGGTGCCAGCAGGCAGCACCCAGACTGGAGCCGGCACGGACCCTCCGTGCCCAaaaggactggttgtgctttaTCACCGGACCGTGAGAGAGAGACTCCAGCTGCAAAACAGCCCCCTTTGGCTGCAGAAAGACCCTCTGAGTGCTGGCACCGTTCACGCAGCTGGAGTTGCTGAGTTTTTCCCTGCGGTTTGCAATAAAAGGCTCCTACCTCAGCGCCTCCGTGAACTCGGCGGAGCTGTGTGTGCCGGCCCCCGGCTCGCCAAAGTAGCCGTATTTCTCCAGGAACAGCTGCAAAAGACATGGGAGAAACGCAGCTCTGAGCATGTGTTGGCTTGGGAAAGGGGATGAAGGAGATGCGATGGAAACCAGGGCTGCAAACCCAGGGTTGTGCCAAAATTCccaattcttttttcctgagatCTCTGCACCTCAAGCAGCCGCACCAGCTGTGTTCATACAGGTTTATGTGTGTCTCCTCCCATCAGTTTTGATGgttcttgggggtttttggcCATGACCCGATGGAGGCGTGGGAGGAAACATTGCATCAAGAGAACAAAAAACTCTGCTGCCATGTCATCCACAGCCAGAGGCGACCAAACCCACAGCTCTGATCATCTCAGCTCAACGCAGTGATTAAAATAAAGGCAAACGAGCTGTGGACACGGGGAGTGTGGGGTGAGATGGGGTCAGGCTGGAGCCTCCCCCCGTCCCCAcgcaggatgtgctgctgcaaaGTGGAGACACGCTGGGGGCAATCTGCTCTGCCAAATCATTCTTCTTCTTATCGGCCACTGACACGGATGGAGGTTGTCTCTCTGAACTTGCTCCAACACTTAAATTGtatgttaaagaaaataaacgGCTTCCCCCGGCTCAGGCTGCTCCGCGGCTTTAGGAGAAGTTAATAGCCGGGGTCACAGGAATGCTCCACACCCGCCTGCCCCGCAGGGGATGTCTGCGAGAGACAAACAAGCTGCCAAGCATCCTGTTAGTGCAGCAGAGTCGGAGTTACAGTAATGAATAATAACaagaataaaaagtgaaagtggTGGCTTCCTCTGCCGCATCCCAAAGGAGAGGtgagctgagcagcaggaatgcCATGGGCTGACCTGGGACAGCACGGCCGGTGCCCTCTGGGAAAACCTGTGTTTTTAAAgctgcttccctccctgctcatcTCAGGGCAGGGAAAAGAAGGGGGTTGGGATGTTTAacctcagtgctgctcctgaCCATCCACCTCCGGTGGGTGATCCAGTCCCCCACGGTGCCCCTGCAGAGGAGGCAGCATCGCTTTCTGGGCCTGTTGCCTGGCAAGAAGTGAGACCAGTTCATGGACCTGGCAGTCCTGAGGTGTGTCAGggcctctccttctcctcctcctgcccaaaCCTTCTGCTTGCCACTAACAGTCATCTTCACATCATCCCAAAACACCAAACACTCATCCCCGTGGCCTGCAGGGCAGGCACATCCACTTGGCCACGTTTCCCACCAAAGGTGCCTCTCTCAACTGGAGGCACCGGTAGCTTCTTGTAGCAGCACCAGGTTGCAACAGTAAAGCCTGAGTGTgtccagagacacccagacagaGCACACCTGGTCAGGTGAGTCAGGATGAATCAcagcaagggctgtgctggcaggtgaGAGCATCGGCTTGTTCACTGGGAGAAGCCACAACGCCTTTGCTCTGGGGTGGACCATACAGCCTGGACATGCCATCTCACAGCCATACTGGGATAACTCCACCTTTATGTGGGTACCAGCAGACAAAATACAGCAGCAACTCAGGATGAGGATGCAGGGAAGGAGGATACAGGGATGGAGGAGCCTCCCTGGGGATGGGGTGGCTTGGAGGCCTAAGGGAGCAGCCTGGGGAGAAGAAGGTGTCTGGCTCTCCTCCTCTGCAGTTGTGCTTTTATAAAGCTCTCCTCCAGAACTAGAAAATCACCAGCTACATATATGGGTGCAGGGTGATGATCCCAGTGGTGACCTCACCACAGACAAATGTGAGCAGAGAAACACATGGGCAGAAAGTCCTGGGTCTCAATCACAGCATGGTCTAAACTTTTTCTGCCCCAAATGTGCTTTCACTCAGCAACTAAAATGAAACAACCTGAAGCTGTTTCCTCTCCTGTAACCCAAACCAGACCCATTCATAAAGCATGAAAATGGTTTCTCCCCACCATGATCTCATGAAGGCTCAAAACCCCATCTGGACAGGGGTCCCCATCAGGGTGCAGAGCAAAAAAAAGCAActggtggcacagcagctgctcttgaGTAGCACCAGAAGGCACACAGGCTTTATCAATCCCACCCAGATCTCCTTGAGCTTTGCAAGTCCAACCAAAGCAGCAATTTCCCTGTGCTTTCTGGCCTGTGTCACGTTGAGGTTCTCACACACAGGCACTGACTCTCCTACTGCAACATCAGgtgaaattttattaaattttctaGACACACCTACTATCAGTTAAGGGTGATGGTAGTCCTGGAAACACAAAGCTACAGGATAGGGATGTACTGATCCTCCACTCCATCAGGTATTTATCAGAGCAGAGAGCATACAAAGCCCCCTGGATCAGATGGTTTTCAGGCTGCAGAGGGGAAACCAGTACCAGCCATTAAATCTCTCCAGAGACTGCAATGCAAAGCCTGGTTGTGCTGGGAAAAACCtcctcccccctgccccagaTGGGGAAATGCTCTTTTCCATacaatgggaaaagaaaaacagcaggaaacCAAGAGCTGAACATTAATATGAAATATGAGGGAGGGAGAGTAGGACAGATCTGGCTGCCTGGgagccagtgctggggcagaaAAACCTTTGGGGCTGCAGCAAGGACAGCAGGAAGAGAGTCTGGGGGAGATGAATGAGCCATTCCCATCCCAGGGCTCTGATGTGGAGCCTGTTACAACCCTGGAAATCATCTCTGTTGAGAGCTAAAGCCAAGGAAACACCTTGCCCTCGACCACAGGCATCCCGGGTGGAAGACAGCCAAGAGCAAATACAATTAGTCCTCCCTCCCTGGAAACCGGGATAACAAGAGTGCGGAGACAGCAGGCTCCGGTCCTGCCTGCTCTCCCCTCTCGACGCTCAACTTCTGGCTCCTTTCCACCAGCTGAGTATCAGAGAAGCTCACACTGGGCTCCTGCTGAACAtggtccctctgctctgcctgtacAAACCCATCactcctctccatccccagcagcagagggaagcaATCCCACCCTGCCCAAGGGTGCTGTGGTTACAGAGGGTGCTGGTCTCAAGTTGCACCTCAAATGTCTTTGGTTTTAGTCATAAAATGGCAGTGACCCATCCAGGTGGGTCCTCAGcccccatcccagcagccccaggctcCATCCTGCTCATCTCACCACCAAGATGGACTCAGTGGCTCCTGCTTTTCATCCTCAGTGTCCCCCGGTACAGAC
It includes:
- the MMP28 gene encoding matrix metalloproteinase-28 translates to MAGPLRAALALGLLAAAQPAPAAGQRRQAELFLEKYGYFGEPGAGTHSSAEFTEALRDFQRVTHLPLSGVLDAPTLHQMAQARCGTDDGDSRAVGTRRGSAARRRRRTAQHGGRWYKRHLTYRVVNWPPYLPQHEVRLAVRAAFELWSNVSSLVFWEAQDGPADIRLTFFHGDHNDGLNNAFDGPGGALAHAFFPRRGEAHFDSAERWSLHSGKGRNLFIVVAHEVGHTLGLEHSPVKSALMSPYYKKLSKDFVLSWDDILAVQNLYGKPSKGLAIQLPGKVFTHFQDWNTDLYGRDQQQRSLSTYYCHSYFDAITADADHNLYIFKGSHYWVVSPSGNASDPQPLETHWPGLPAGIDACAWSQLSGKFYFFKGGRCWRYKGSTLDSGFPQKCSARGLPRHPDTALFFQQLRRLVLFKGPKYFVVSEEPLGVEPYYPRSLRDWHGLPPGTAGALTHRDGFSYFFRDDQYWKFDRAKLQVVATGKWATQLPWMGCWDANSGQVLF